In Musa acuminata AAA Group cultivar baxijiao chromosome BXJ3-11, Cavendish_Baxijiao_AAA, whole genome shotgun sequence, one DNA window encodes the following:
- the LOC103972516 gene encoding uncharacterized protein LOC103972516 isoform X1: protein MSSICEEILGFSFLHPRESKHEHLKTHPAKAVAEDGDPPPGNENEVEKETTCSSSATSDDSSEDFFQFDPAELSKSVVANDQEMRSHCGAATSSTNGFLILIDDDDEDSILAEAQPVGIADTGTSCMVASRQSPPVQVMERLDVPDTGRIPSPIFTRDRSTMTPMEWSVASNESLFSIHVGTCSFSRDHLILMGRSGEFTPIDSGSPVESCRLTSAVPGSDPVGNEGAGAMKGADLEEQLYSTSEGAKLSTRLSHRSAIGSASSFQSFAFPVLTGKGSSSSMKVEHGHPLQTDTPKEEEAAAAGENKWCPCFSCCSSCC from the exons ATGAGTAGTATTTGTGAGGAAATATTGGGCTTCTCCTTCTTGCATCCACGAG AGAGTAAGCATGAGCATCTGAAAACACATCCCGCGAAAGCTGTCGCTGAAGATGGTGATCCCCCTCCAGGAAACGAAAATGAAGTTGAGAAGGAAACAACTTGCTCTTCCTCTGCTACTTCCGATGACTCGTCCGAGGATTTCTTCCAGTTTGATCCAGCTGAACTCAGCAAGTCAGTCGTGGCGAACGATCAAGAGATGAGAAGCCACTGTGGTGCAGCTACATCAAGCACGAACGGGTTCCTAATCCTCATCGATGATGACGATGAGGATAGCATCCTTGCAGAGGCCCAGCCGGTGGGTATAGCTGACACCGGTACCTCCTGTATGGTGGCTTCGAGACAGTCACCTCCAGTTCAGGTGATGGAGAGATTGGACGTCCCCGACACGGGTCGGATTCCCTCCCCCATCTTCACAAGGGACAGGTCCACGATGACGCCGATGGAGTGGAGCGTGGCCTCCAACGAGTCTTTGTTCAGCATCCATGTAGGGACTTGCAGCTTTTCCAGAGACCATCTCATTCTGATGGGCAGGTCAGGGGAGTTCACCCCCATCGACTCCGGTAGCCCTGTGGAATCCTGCCGACTGACGTCTGCCGTTCCAGGCTCAGATCCTGTAGGAAACGAGGGCGCCGGCGCCATGAAGGGTGCGGATCTGGAAGAGCAGCTTTATTCGACGAGTGAGGGTGCAAAACTGTCCACCAGACTATCTCACCGATCAGCTATTGGCAGCGCATCCAGCTTTCAGTCGTTTGCGTTTCCAGT ATTGACAGGTAAAGGAAGTAGTAGCTCAATGAAGGTGGAACATGGGCATCCACTTCAGACTGATACACCAAAGGAGGAAGAAGCTGCTGCTGCAGGAGAGAATAAATGGTGTCCATGCTTTTCTTGTTGCTCATCCTGCTGCTGA
- the LOC103972516 gene encoding uncharacterized protein LOC103972516 isoform X2, producing MSSICEEILGFSFLHPRESKHEHLKTHPAKAVAEDGDPPPGNENEVEKETTCSSSATSDDSSEDFFQFDPAELSKSVVANDQEMRSHCGAATSSTNGFLILIDDDDEDSILAEAQPVGIADTGTSCMVASRQSPPVQVMERLDVPDTGRIPSPIFTRDRSTMTPMEWSVASNESLFSIHVGTCSFSRDHLILMGRSGEFTPIDSGSPVESCRLTSAVPGSDPVGNEGAGAMKGADLEEQLYSTSEGAKLSTRLSHRSAIGSASSFQSFAFPV from the exons ATGAGTAGTATTTGTGAGGAAATATTGGGCTTCTCCTTCTTGCATCCACGAG AGAGTAAGCATGAGCATCTGAAAACACATCCCGCGAAAGCTGTCGCTGAAGATGGTGATCCCCCTCCAGGAAACGAAAATGAAGTTGAGAAGGAAACAACTTGCTCTTCCTCTGCTACTTCCGATGACTCGTCCGAGGATTTCTTCCAGTTTGATCCAGCTGAACTCAGCAAGTCAGTCGTGGCGAACGATCAAGAGATGAGAAGCCACTGTGGTGCAGCTACATCAAGCACGAACGGGTTCCTAATCCTCATCGATGATGACGATGAGGATAGCATCCTTGCAGAGGCCCAGCCGGTGGGTATAGCTGACACCGGTACCTCCTGTATGGTGGCTTCGAGACAGTCACCTCCAGTTCAGGTGATGGAGAGATTGGACGTCCCCGACACGGGTCGGATTCCCTCCCCCATCTTCACAAGGGACAGGTCCACGATGACGCCGATGGAGTGGAGCGTGGCCTCCAACGAGTCTTTGTTCAGCATCCATGTAGGGACTTGCAGCTTTTCCAGAGACCATCTCATTCTGATGGGCAGGTCAGGGGAGTTCACCCCCATCGACTCCGGTAGCCCTGTGGAATCCTGCCGACTGACGTCTGCCGTTCCAGGCTCAGATCCTGTAGGAAACGAGGGCGCCGGCGCCATGAAGGGTGCGGATCTGGAAGAGCAGCTTTATTCGACGAGTGAGGGTGCAAAACTGTCCACCAGACTATCTCACCGATCAGCTATTGGCAGCGCATCCAGCTTTCAGTCGTTTGCGTTTCCAGT GTAA